A stretch of the Papaver somniferum cultivar HN1 chromosome 6, ASM357369v1, whole genome shotgun sequence genome encodes the following:
- the LOC113288401 gene encoding DNA-directed RNA polymerase V subunit 7-like, whose protein sequence is MYLKAELSWNVVVPAEQVYGERLLLQRSIMLQLLEDFSNRKGNSDYGYFLAPTVLERIGDGKIRQDSGDVLFPVVFNCITFRPFKGEILCGVVNKVMKYGVILSCGPIPQVFISVRKMGDYHHFHGEKQVFQNDKDSKIEMDVQVRFKVLGGKWIETESQYHVLGTLEGDYLGPIFRGESKF, encoded by the coding sequence ATGTATCTCAAGGCGGAATTGTCGTGGAACGTAGTGGTGCCTGCCGAGCAGGTGTATGGTGAACGGCTGCTTCTCCAAAGATCTATAATGTTGCAATTGTTGGAGGACTTCTCAAACCGCAAAGGTAACTCGGACTACGGGTATTTTTTGGCTCCTACTGTCTTGGAACGCATAGGGGACGGAAAGATCAGGCAGGATTCAGGCGACGTTCTCTTCCCTGTTGTTTTCAACTGTATCACCTTCAGACCGTTCAAGGGAGAGATCCTGTGTGGCGTGGTAAACAAGGTCATGAAATATGGGGTTATCCTAAGCTGTGGTCCCATTCCACAAGTTTTTATTTCAGTTAGAAAGATGGGAGATTACCATCACTTTCATGGAGAGAAGCAAGTTTTCCAGAATGACAAGGACTCCAAGATAGAGATGGATGTGCAAGTTCGTTTCAAGGTCCTTGGTGGGAAGTGGATTGAAACGGAAAGTCAATATCATGTCTTGGGAACCTTGGAAGGTGATTATCTGGGACCTATCTTCAGAGGTGAAAGCAAATTTTGA